In the genome of Clostridiales bacterium, the window AGCCAATGGTTAATATAGGTACTTATAAAATTAAAATTCTAGGTAATAAGTGGACAGTTGTTACTGCTGACGGGAAGTTATCGGCTCATTATGAAAATACAGTAGCGATCACAGATAAAGATCCTCTGATATTAACTATGTTGTAAAAAAATATAAAAATAGGAGAAAATATATGTCTAAAGAAGATGTAATAGAAGTAGAAGGAACAGTATTGGAAGCTTTACCAAATGCTATGTTTCAGGTAGAGTTAGAAAATGGACATAAGATATTGGCTCATATTTCAGGAAAGTTAAGAATGAACTTTATAAGAATTCTTCCAGGGGATAAAGTGAGATTGGAATTATCGCCATATGATTTAACAAGAGGAAGAATTACATGGAGAGCTAAGTAATTGTAAAGGAGGGATATTAGATGAAAGTAAAACCATCCGTTAAGCCTATATGTGAAAAATGTAAGATAATAAAGAGAAAAGGTCGTGTAATGGTAATTTGTGAAAATCCAAAGCACAAACAAAAACAAGGTTAGTTATTTTTTTAAAACACTTGACATTTTTAGCAATCTAATATAGAATTTGAATGTTAGAGTTTAATTAACCGTGTTGGGTTTTTGCTTTGACACAAAGGATTATTTAAGATGCAATTTAATAAAATTGTTGATAAAATAGGAGCGGCTGCATGGTATTGTCCATGTCCTAATTAATACAATTTTGCTGTTTTGCAAAACTAGAAAGAACTTATTTTGGAGGTGTAAAAGAATGGCACGTATAGCCGGAGTTGATTTGCCTAGAGAGAAGAGAATAGAGATTGGTTTAACTTATATCTTTGGTGTAGGTAGATCGTTGTCAAATAAAATTTTGAGAAAATTAGGCGTAAGTCCTGATATAAGAGTGAAAGATTTAATAGAAGCTCAAGTTGCAGCAATAAGAGAAGAGCTATCTAATTATAAAGTTGAAGGTGAACTTAGAAAAATAATTGCCTTAAACATTAAAAGACTTAAGGAAATTAAATGTTACAGAGGAATAAGACACAGTAGAGGATTGCCTGTAAGGGGTCAAAAGACAAAGACAAATGCGAGAACTTGTAAAGGTCCTAAAAAGACAGTAGGGCAGAAAAAGAAATAGAAGGAGGGTTTGAAATCTGATGGCAGTAGCAAAGGGAGCTAAAAAAACTACAAGAAAAAGAAGAGAGCGTAAAAATGTAGAGAGAGGTGCAGCGCATATACGTTCATCTTTCAATAATACTATAGTTACAATAACTGACGTTGCTGGTAATGTTATAGCATGGTCCAGTGCAGGTGGATTAGGTTTTAAAGGCTCAAGAAAGAGTACGCCGTTTGCGGCACAAATGGCAGCGGAGACTGCAGCGAAAGTGTCTATGGATCATGGGTTAAAATATGTAGAAGTATATGTAAAAGGGCCTGGATCAGGAAGAGAGGCAGCTATTAGAGCATTGCAAGCAGCAGGGTTAGAGGTAGTTCTTATAAAGGATGTGACTCCTATTCCGCATAATGGATGTCGTCCACCAAAGAGGAGAAGAGTTTAGTTTTGTATTAGGTTAAGACACGGATGTATAGAAGACTTAAGCGTACGAAGGGGTTAGCTTAGGGCTTTTAAAGAATTAATTTGGAGGTGTTTGAATAAATGGCAAGATATACAGGGGCGTCGTGTAGGCGTTGTCGTAGAGCAGGAGAAAAGCTTTTTCTAAAAGGAGAAAAGTGTTATAAAGAGAAATGCCCGGTTGCGAGAAGAGCTTATGCTCCAGGTCAGCATGGTCAACAAAAGAAAAATTTGAAAGAGTATGGATTACAATTGCGTGAGAAGCAAAAAGCCAAGAGATTCTATGGTATTTTGGAACGTCAATTTAGGAAATATTTTGAGATTGCGTTTAAGAAACAAGGTGTTACAGGTGAAAATTTATTAACTTTATTAGAAACAAGATTGGACAATGTTGTTTATAGGATGGGGTTGGCTGATTCAAGAGCTCAGGCTAGACAGTTTGTAAGGCATAATCATATAACTGTTAATGGCAAAAAAGTTAATATTCCATCTTACTTGGTAAAAGTAGGGGATATTATAGCTCTTAAGGAGAAGAGCAGGAGTATTTCTGTTATAAAAGAAATTGTAGAGTCAAATAGTGTTAAGGCACCAAGATGGCTAGAGGTTGATGCTGCTAATTTCAGTTGTAAAGTTATTGCATTACCGGAGAGAGAAGATGTGGATCTACAAGTTCAAGAGCATCTAATAGTTGAGTTGTACTCTAAATAGTTTATAAGGATGTAGTGAACTTATGGTTTTAGGTGACCTATGTAAGATTTATTTTTGGTTGTGAGAAATTGAAGATTGATACATAAGAAGCAATTTTGAGTAGGGTATGACAGTCCCCGAGTTTATGCTTGTTAAAACAAGAATCCCACGACGCTAGTCGTTGGGGAATGTCAATATAAATTTGGATTTAGCTAATATGACAAGTACACTCGATGGGTATGAGAGTCATATTGGGAGGAAGTAGACCACTTTACGAGATAATGCATGTAATTAAAGGAGGTTTTTAGATGATAGAGATAGAAAAACCAAAGATTGAAAAGGTAGCTGAAAATGAAGAATTTACTTATGGAAAATTTGTTGTTGAGCCATTAGAGAGAGGTTATGGTATTACTCTAGGTAATTCTTTGAGAAGGATATTGTTGTCATCTTTGCCAGGAGCTGCAGTAACTTCTATAAAGATTGATGGAGTGTTACATGAGTTTACAACAGTTCCAGGGGTAATGGAGGATGTTACTGAGATAATCCTAAACATAAAACAGTTGTCTCTAAAATCTTATGCTGAAGAACCAAAAACTATATATATCGATATTGATAGAGAAGGAGAAGTTAAAGCAGGAGATATAAAGACTGACTCTGAGATTGAAATTTTGAATCCTGATCTACATATAGCTACATTAGAAGGTGGGCATAGGTTATACATAGAGATGACAGTAGGAAAGGGAAGAGGTTACGTGTCTGCTGAAAGAAACAAGAATAGTGGGCAACCTATAGGTGTTATATCAATAGATTCTATATATACACCTGTTACAAAGGTGAATTATAAAGTAGAAAATACACGTGTAGGTCAAGTAACAGATTATGATAGGTTAGTATTGGAAGTGTGGACAGATGGTAGTATAAAGCCAGATGAGGCAATAAGTTTAGGCGCTAAAATTTTAAATGAGCATTTAAATTTGTTTATTGATTTATCAGAGACTACAAGAGAAAAGGAAATAATGATTCAAAAGCAAGAGCCAAAGAAAGAGAGAGTTCTTGAGATGACAATAGAGGAGTTAGATTTATCTGTTAGGTCATATAATTGCTTAAAGAGAGCAAATATAAACACTGTAGAGGATCTAATAAGTAAGACTGAAGATGATATGATGAAAGTTAGAAACTTAGGAAGAAAATCATTAGAGGAAGTTTTACAAAAGTTAGATGCATTGAATTTGAAGTTGTCACCTTCAGAAGAATGATAAGTATATGTGATTTTGAAAAATAAATATGGTATCAGATAAAGAAATTTTAATATGTAGGTTGTTGAATCTACTTAGGGTTGATTTTTTAGATACTAGGGGTGTTGCTATAAAGCAAAAGCTTTTAGTAGTGCATTCAAAGAAGAGTTGGATTTGGTCAATAAAAAAGGGAGGTTTATACAATGCCAGTTAATAGAAAATTGGGACGTGTGGCGAATCAAAGAAGGGCTATGCTAAGAGGATTAGTTACAGCTTTTTTTGAAAGTGGTAGGATAGAGACTACATTAGCACGTGCTAAAGAGATACAAAGTATAGTTGAAAATTTGATAACACTTGCAGCTAAAGAGGCTAATAATTATACTACTAAAGAGATAAAAGTATCTAAAGCAAAAGTAGATGCTAAAGGAAAGAAAGTAACAAAGGTAGTTAAGTCTAAAAATGGTAGGGAATATAGTGTTGTAGAAAGAGAGTTTGCAACTAAGGAAGTTAAGGTTGACGCACCTTCTAGATTGCAAGCAAGAAGAATGGTAACTAGTTGGTTATATAGAACAAAAGATAAAGATGGAAATTATATACATCTAGCAAATAAGATATTTGATGAAATTGCACCTAAGTATTCAGAGAGAAAAGGTGGATATACAAGAATTTATAAATTAGGCCCAAGAAGAGGCGACGGTGCTGAAGTAGCAATACTTGAATTAGTATAAAAAGATACATCGTCTTGACTTATCTATGATATGTGGAGAGATTGTAGCTTTTCTTAAAGAGCCCTCTCCGTATGTTCTAGCAGTAATGTAGACAGGTTTTGTATAATAAGATTTAGGCAGATAAATCATGACATTAATGGTTTAAAGCCTAATTTTTTTTAAAAAATGTTGTAAAAGAAACCAAATGATGATATAATGAGCTTAGATTTTTAAATGGAAGGAAGTTAGATATTATGAGTAAAGAAATTAATCCCAATATGGTCTCCAATATACCATTAGATAAAAAGGACGATTTAGAAAAAGGAACTTCTAGTAATTCTATTGAAGATAGAGTGAGTAATACTAGAGCTGAATCTGATACCAAAAAGGAAAAGGGTAGAGAAGAAGATAATTTAGAAAAAGGAACTTCTAGTAATTCTGGTGAAGGCGAGAAAAGTAATACTGGTGCTGAATCTAATACTAAAGAAGAGCCAAAAGACGGAAGACCTTCAGCTAAATGGTTGTTTTTAGCATATATAGTGGTATTTGGATTTCTAGGTTTGTGGGCTATAGCTTTATATGATACATTAAAGAAAAAAAGAGCACCGTTTGATGGTTTTGCTGATGGTTTTGCAAAGAAGTTATTATATGCTTTTAATTTGCCAGTAGTGATCCCGTGCTTGCTAGTGTTATATAAGCCAGCTGGTTTTATGCAAATGTTAAAGGAGAAATATCAGAAACTAGTAGAGTCTTTAGGAGCAAAAGTAGGTTTGGTTAAGGATTCTATAGATAAGAGTTTAGGTGAAGATGGGTTGTTGGCTAATTTGGAGGATAATGATTCTATAAACAAAAAGAAAGAGAATCCAGAGGAAGTTTCTATGAAAAAGGGAGAAGATTTGAAAGGTAAGGTAGAAGAGAAAGCTAATGAAGTAGAAAGCTTGGGTAACACATCATCTAATGTCCCGGAAGCAAAACCAGAAGAAGCTTCTGTGAAAGAGAAAGAAGACTCAAAAGGTAAGCTAGAAGAGAAAGATAATGAAGTAGAAAGTTTGAGTAACACATCATCTAATGCTCCAGAAGCAAAACCAGAAGAGAAAGATAATGAGTCAGAGGAAAATATAGATAAAACAAGGCAAAAAGTAATTCCAGAAGAAGTTAAAGAAAAATCTCAACAATCATTATCGATGGATCGTTAGATATTATAACAAGAGCCTATGGCAGAGGATTAAATCTTGCCATAGGCTCTTGTTTTGTTATTTTATCAATTAATTGGTATATCGAGTATTTGTAAAGGTGAATTTGTATCTTTATTTATACTTGGAATTCTTGTTATTGTAATAAACTTATTAGTATCATTAGACAAATATATAGGTAACACTAGAGAACAATTTAATAAAAGCTCTTTTTTATACTCGTCTAAGTAGCGATCAGCATCTTGTGAAGATATCTTATTTTGTACTAAAAAGGCATTTTTTACTTGAGTATGTAGCTTATCTAAAAATTCATCCGAAGATAAATTTTTGCGTTGTAATAAATCTGCGTTGGACAAACGATTGCCCGTAGTTAAGTCAAAGTTGTAAGCGTGTATCTCTTTAAATGCAAGAGATATTATAAGAGATAATGTATTGTCATTTACAGAATAACTATATCTATAAGATTCAAAATAAGCATTGCTTAACTTATCTATTTCTAGATTTGTAACATAAGCATCGCTTGAATTTATATTTATATATGGTACAGTATATAGATAACCATGAAAATCTCTGGTACATATATTACAAATAGGTTCATCTGATAATTCAGATAGGTCATAAGTTATTTTATCGAAGACATGAAGTTTTGTGTTATTATACAAACAAGTTAATTCCATCATAGTATTACCATGGGAATCTTTTTTATAGTCTGTTACTTCATAGAAATTGCTACTATAATCTTTAGA includes:
- the infA gene encoding translation initiation factor IF-1, whose product is MSKEDVIEVEGTVLEALPNAMFQVELENGHKILAHISGKLRMNFIRILPGDKVRLELSPYDLTRGRITWRAK
- the rpmJ gene encoding 50S ribosomal protein L36 translates to MKVKPSVKPICEKCKIIKRKGRVMVICENPKHKQKQG
- the rpsM gene encoding 30S ribosomal protein S13 produces the protein MARIAGVDLPREKRIEIGLTYIFGVGRSLSNKILRKLGVSPDIRVKDLIEAQVAAIREELSNYKVEGELRKIIALNIKRLKEIKCYRGIRHSRGLPVRGQKTKTNARTCKGPKKTVGQKKK
- the rpsK gene encoding 30S ribosomal protein S11, producing MAVAKGAKKTTRKRRERKNVERGAAHIRSSFNNTIVTITDVAGNVIAWSSAGGLGFKGSRKSTPFAAQMAAETAAKVSMDHGLKYVEVYVKGPGSGREAAIRALQAAGLEVVLIKDVTPIPHNGCRPPKRRRV
- the rpsD gene encoding 30S ribosomal protein S4 yields the protein MARYTGASCRRCRRAGEKLFLKGEKCYKEKCPVARRAYAPGQHGQQKKNLKEYGLQLREKQKAKRFYGILERQFRKYFEIAFKKQGVTGENLLTLLETRLDNVVYRMGLADSRAQARQFVRHNHITVNGKKVNIPSYLVKVGDIIALKEKSRSISVIKEIVESNSVKAPRWLEVDAANFSCKVIALPEREDVDLQVQEHLIVELYSK
- a CDS encoding DNA-directed RNA polymerase subunit alpha codes for the protein MIEIEKPKIEKVAENEEFTYGKFVVEPLERGYGITLGNSLRRILLSSLPGAAVTSIKIDGVLHEFTTVPGVMEDVTEIILNIKQLSLKSYAEEPKTIYIDIDREGEVKAGDIKTDSEIEILNPDLHIATLEGGHRLYIEMTVGKGRGYVSAERNKNSGQPIGVISIDSIYTPVTKVNYKVENTRVGQVTDYDRLVLEVWTDGSIKPDEAISLGAKILNEHLNLFIDLSETTREKEIMIQKQEPKKERVLEMTIEELDLSVRSYNCLKRANINTVEDLISKTEDDMMKVRNLGRKSLEEVLQKLDALNLKLSPSEE
- the rplQ gene encoding 50S ribosomal protein L17 yields the protein MPVNRKLGRVANQRRAMLRGLVTAFFESGRIETTLARAKEIQSIVENLITLAAKEANNYTTKEIKVSKAKVDAKGKKVTKVVKSKNGREYSVVEREFATKEVKVDAPSRLQARRMVTSWLYRTKDKDGNYIHLANKIFDEIAPKYSERKGGYTRIYKLGPRRGDGAEVAILELV